In Mangrovivirga cuniculi, the following proteins share a genomic window:
- a CDS encoding ATP-binding protein → MADRSMKGWGAIEAEADAICDGENVYIIGIMQHIEPAGIHSGDSYAVLPPYNLGDLIIEQIEQHTETIAKALKTKGLINIQYAKDDTVYVIEANPRASRTVPFICKAYNEPYVNYATKVMLGEKKVTDFDFNPTKKGYAIKVPVFSFEKFPNVNKELGPEMKSTGEAIYFIDNLQDDYFLKIYRERNYT, encoded by the coding sequence ATTGCAGACCGCTCAATGAAGGGCTGGGGTGCGATCGAAGCAGAGGCTGATGCAATTTGTGACGGTGAAAATGTATATATAATCGGAATTATGCAGCATATTGAGCCTGCAGGAATTCATTCCGGAGACTCTTATGCAGTTCTGCCACCTTACAATCTCGGCGACCTGATTATAGAACAGATTGAACAGCACACGGAAACAATAGCTAAGGCATTGAAAACAAAAGGACTGATTAATATTCAGTATGCTAAAGATGACACCGTATATGTTATCGAGGCAAACCCAAGAGCATCGCGTACAGTGCCATTTATCTGTAAGGCATACAATGAGCCTTATGTAAATTATGCTACCAAGGTAATGCTGGGAGAAAAGAAAGTAACTGACTTTGATTTTAATCCGACTAAGAAAGGTTACGCTATAAAAGTTCCGGTGTTCTCATTCGAGAAATTCCCTAATGTTAATAAGGAATTAGGACCGGAAATGAAATCTACGGGAGAAGCGATCTATTTTATAGATAATCTTCAAGACGATTATTTCTTAAAAATTTACAGAGAACGAAACTATACTTAA
- a CDS encoding class I fructose-bisphosphate aldolase, with translation MSLQKIQDLLGSDAEKLLSHKCETIDKSSLHLPGPDFIDRIFAQSDRSAQVLNSLASIYNSGRLAGTGYVSILPVDQGIEHTAGASFAPNPIYFDPENIIKLAIEGGCNAVATTFGGLALMSRKYAHKIPFIVKINHNELLTYPNTFDQVMYGSVDEAWNLGAKAVGATIYFGSEESNRQIQEVAAAFERAHELGMATILWCYTRNSSFKKDGTDYHVAADLTGQANHLGVTIKADIIKQKLPETNGGFKTINFAKTHDKVYSELSSEHPIDLTRYQVANCYMGRIGLINSGGASSGASDLAEAVKTAVINKRAGGMGLISGRKAFQRPMKEGTELLHHIQDVYLAQDIELA, from the coding sequence ATGTCTCTACAAAAAATACAGGACCTGTTAGGTTCAGACGCTGAAAAGTTATTATCTCATAAATGTGAGACAATAGACAAATCATCATTGCATTTACCTGGTCCCGACTTTATTGACAGGATCTTTGCTCAGTCAGATCGATCGGCCCAGGTATTGAATAGCCTGGCATCTATTTATAATTCGGGAAGATTAGCCGGAACTGGTTATGTTTCAATATTGCCGGTTGACCAGGGAATAGAACATACTGCAGGAGCTTCATTTGCACCTAATCCAATCTACTTTGATCCGGAAAATATAATCAAACTAGCCATAGAAGGGGGTTGTAATGCTGTTGCCACTACTTTTGGAGGGTTAGCTTTAATGAGTAGAAAATATGCTCATAAAATTCCATTTATCGTGAAGATCAATCATAACGAGTTACTGACCTATCCGAATACATTCGATCAGGTGATGTACGGGTCAGTTGATGAAGCGTGGAATCTTGGTGCTAAAGCTGTAGGAGCTACTATTTACTTTGGTAGTGAAGAATCAAACAGGCAAATTCAAGAGGTAGCTGCTGCATTCGAAAGAGCACATGAATTAGGAATGGCAACTATACTTTGGTGCTACACACGTAATAGCTCTTTTAAGAAAGACGGAACAGACTATCATGTTGCTGCTGACCTGACAGGGCAGGCTAATCACCTGGGAGTAACAATAAAAGCAGATATCATAAAGCAAAAACTACCGGAAACTAATGGTGGATTTAAAACTATAAATTTTGCGAAGACTCATGATAAGGTTTATTCAGAGCTGAGTAGTGAGCATCCAATTGACCTTACCAGATACCAGGTGGCAAATTGCTACATGGGAAGAATTGGATTAATTAATAGTGGGGGAGCTTCATCAGGAGCATCAGATCTTGCAGAGGCAGTAAAGACTGCTGTTATTAATAAAAGAGCAGGAGGAATGGGACTTATATCTGGTAGAAAAGCTTTCCAGAGGCCAATGAAGGAAGGCACTGAATTATTGCACCACATTCAAGATGTTTATCTGGCTCAGGATATAGAGCTGGCATAA